In Brevibacterium zhoupengii, the following are encoded in one genomic region:
- a CDS encoding TetR/AcrR family transcriptional regulator produces the protein MKSLTDGRSTRWQQHRDLRRRELLRAVRHVVDEHGDELSMEQISEHSGTTKSVLYRYFTDRAGLQAAMGEWAMDVIAKSLDDATAASAQDALTKMIHAFVALAAESPNIYRFCDTAVNRFAPTETGGFFNSIASLLADRLSLEGTQGRLWAAGAIGFVRAATESWLADPSRPDEFATAISQWLWASLPAKLGVDE, from the coding sequence ATGAAATCGCTCACAGATGGTCGGTCCACTCGGTGGCAGCAGCATCGCGACCTCAGGCGCCGAGAACTGCTGCGTGCCGTCCGGCATGTCGTCGACGAGCACGGAGACGAGCTCTCGATGGAGCAGATCTCAGAGCATTCGGGCACCACCAAGTCCGTGCTCTACAGGTACTTCACGGATCGAGCGGGACTGCAGGCGGCAATGGGCGAATGGGCGATGGATGTCATCGCCAAGTCACTCGATGACGCCACCGCAGCCTCGGCGCAGGATGCACTCACCAAGATGATCCATGCCTTTGTTGCGCTCGCCGCAGAATCACCGAATATCTACCGATTCTGCGATACGGCAGTCAACCGTTTCGCACCGACGGAGACTGGCGGGTTCTTCAACTCGATCGCCAGCCTCCTAGCCGATCGGCTATCCCTGGAAGGTACACAGGGACGCCTCTGGGCAGCAGGTGCGATTGGATTCGTGCGTGCCGCGACCGAAAGCTGGCTGGCCGATCCCAGCCGCCCCGATGAATTCGCCACCGCAATCAGTCAATGGCTCTGGGCCTCGTTGCCCGCAAAACTAGGAGTAGACGAATGA
- a CDS encoding acyl-CoA dehydrogenase family protein: MKLSLDPQAINNALDGQWAEARRQGRTLALEEITHEDPADDLETTRAKTLAGVELMADTGLPMVALPPSLGGRNQHATNIASFEETVTASPSLQVKAGVQFGLFGGAILHLGNPEQHDAWLVAAQTGKLLGSFAMTEIGHGSDVAAVGTTATYEVEKGEFVIDTPFRAATKEYIGNAARDAHAAVVFAQLITNGVNHGVHAFFVPIRDEDGTVLPGISIEDDGYKGGLKGVDNGRIVFEQVRIPRFNLLDRYGAVDAAGKYTSPIDSPGRRFFTMLGTLVQGRVSLDGAAIVASKLALDIAVRYGLERKQFTTVDDINETTLLDYQQHQRRLMPAIASVYASAFAHEKLLNSFEEVFSGADESEENRALLETRAAAFKADTTWMALDVIQECREACGGAGYMAENRLVGLRADLDIYATFEGDNTVLLQLAAKRLLGDYAKEFANIDVGGAARYIGTQAAEHTLYRTGLANAGLAISDVFTPNLGEKRIRSGRLQRSLLETRLEVMVSGLAQALRPAMKMSAADAADLFNSNQHEFIEMARAYVELEKWKALDEAMREQQDPDQNKLFRRLRDTYGLSLIEKHVGWHLMYGRLPMLRARQLNETLNRLCAKLSANALDLVDAFGYGDDHRRATISTGVEAERQDEAADYYRHSRAQEDYAVPEKQLRKAEKAAKKAAEKDARKAKAGK, translated from the coding sequence ATGAAGCTTTCCCTTGATCCACAGGCGATCAACAACGCCCTCGACGGCCAGTGGGCGGAGGCTCGGCGTCAGGGCAGGACCCTGGCACTCGAAGAGATCACGCATGAAGATCCTGCCGATGATCTCGAGACCACGCGGGCGAAGACGCTTGCCGGGGTCGAACTCATGGCCGACACCGGGCTGCCGATGGTGGCGTTGCCGCCATCACTCGGCGGCCGCAACCAACATGCGACCAACATCGCCAGCTTCGAGGAGACCGTCACAGCCTCACCCAGCCTGCAGGTCAAGGCCGGCGTCCAGTTCGGACTCTTCGGCGGGGCGATCCTGCACCTGGGCAATCCCGAACAGCACGACGCGTGGCTGGTCGCCGCACAGACGGGCAAGCTGCTGGGATCGTTCGCGATGACCGAGATCGGTCACGGCTCAGATGTGGCTGCGGTCGGCACCACGGCGACCTACGAGGTCGAGAAGGGCGAGTTCGTCATCGACACCCCCTTCCGTGCCGCGACGAAGGAATACATCGGCAACGCCGCTCGTGATGCTCATGCCGCGGTGGTCTTCGCCCAGCTCATCACCAATGGCGTCAACCACGGTGTCCACGCGTTCTTCGTCCCGATCCGCGACGAAGATGGCACCGTCCTCCCGGGAATCAGCATCGAAGATGACGGCTACAAGGGTGGCCTCAAAGGCGTCGACAACGGGCGGATCGTCTTCGAGCAGGTCCGGATTCCTCGCTTCAATCTGCTCGATCGCTACGGCGCCGTGGACGCTGCAGGGAAGTACACCTCCCCCATCGACTCCCCCGGACGCCGCTTCTTCACCATGCTGGGGACCCTTGTCCAGGGTCGTGTCTCCCTCGACGGAGCGGCCATCGTGGCGTCGAAGCTGGCACTGGACATCGCCGTGCGCTACGGGCTCGAACGCAAGCAGTTCACCACGGTCGATGACATCAACGAGACCACCCTGCTGGACTACCAGCAGCACCAGCGCCGTCTCATGCCGGCCATCGCCTCTGTCTACGCCTCGGCCTTCGCCCACGAGAAGCTGCTCAATTCGTTTGAAGAGGTCTTCTCAGGAGCCGACGAGAGTGAAGAGAACCGGGCCCTGCTCGAAACCCGTGCCGCGGCATTCAAAGCCGACACGACCTGGATGGCCCTCGACGTCATCCAGGAATGCCGGGAAGCGTGCGGCGGTGCCGGTTACATGGCCGAGAACCGTCTGGTGGGACTGCGCGCCGACCTCGACATCTATGCCACGTTCGAAGGTGACAACACCGTGCTCCTGCAGCTGGCAGCCAAGCGTCTCCTCGGCGACTATGCGAAGGAATTCGCCAATATCGACGTCGGCGGGGCCGCCCGCTACATCGGCACCCAAGCAGCCGAGCACACGCTCTACCGGACCGGACTGGCAAATGCGGGACTGGCCATCTCCGATGTCTTCACCCCCAACCTCGGCGAGAAGCGGATCCGCTCCGGACGTCTGCAGCGTTCACTGCTGGAGACCAGGCTCGAAGTCATGGTCTCCGGTCTCGCGCAGGCGCTGCGCCCGGCGATGAAGATGTCGGCCGCAGACGCCGCTGACCTGTTCAACTCCAATCAGCATGAGTTCATCGAGATGGCTCGTGCCTACGTTGAGCTGGAGAAGTGGAAGGCTCTCGACGAAGCGATGAGGGAGCAGCAGGACCCGGACCAGAACAAACTGTTCCGGCGTCTGCGCGATACGTACGGTCTCAGCCTCATTGAGAAGCATGTGGGCTGGCACCTGATGTACGGTCGCCTGCCGATGCTGCGTGCCCGTCAGCTCAACGAGACGCTCAACCGCCTGTGCGCGAAGCTCTCGGCCAATGCCCTGGATCTGGTGGACGCGTTCGGCTACGGCGATGATCACCGTCGTGCCACGATCTCGACCGGCGTTGAGGCCGAGCGACA
- a CDS encoding acetyl-CoA C-acetyltransferase has translation MSTPTQRAVILGGNRIPFARSNKQYSKASNLDMLTSALDGLVARFGLAGESIGEVAGGAVLKHSKDFNLTREAVLGSALSPTTPAFDVGQACATGLETVVSLNNKINAGQLESGIASGVDSASDAPIVVNDSMREILLELTRAKTLAQRAKIAAQIRPAYLAPQAPSTAEPRTGMSMGEHQAITTAEWKITREAQDALALASHHNLARAWDEGFFDDLSTPYLGVSRDTNMRADSSAESLAKLSPVFGKKLNTPATMTAGNSTPLTDGASSVLLGSEDWARAHGFTPLARLVDAEAAAVDFVDGAEGLLMAPAYAVPRLLARNGLTFEDFDVFEIHEAFASTVLSHLAAWESEKFCREKAGLDGALGSIDRNKLNPLGSSLAAGHPFAATGGRIIASTAKYLKLTGKKRSLVSICAAGGQGLTAIVEAA, from the coding sequence ATGTCCACTCCCACTCAGCGCGCTGTCATCCTCGGCGGCAACCGCATTCCGTTCGCTCGTTCGAACAAGCAGTACTCCAAAGCAAGCAACCTCGATATGCTCACGAGCGCCCTCGACGGGCTCGTGGCCCGCTTCGGCCTCGCCGGAGAGAGCATCGGTGAAGTCGCAGGCGGTGCTGTCCTGAAGCATTCGAAGGACTTCAATCTGACCCGTGAGGCGGTGCTCGGCTCCGCCCTGTCGCCGACGACTCCGGCGTTCGACGTCGGACAGGCCTGCGCCACGGGCCTCGAGACCGTGGTCAGCCTCAACAACAAGATCAATGCCGGTCAGCTCGAGTCGGGCATCGCATCGGGCGTGGACTCCGCGTCGGACGCGCCGATCGTCGTCAACGATTCGATGCGTGAGATCCTGCTCGAACTCACACGGGCCAAGACCCTGGCCCAGCGGGCGAAGATCGCCGCCCAGATCCGCCCCGCCTACCTGGCTCCGCAGGCTCCGTCGACAGCCGAGCCGCGCACCGGAATGAGCATGGGCGAGCATCAGGCGATCACCACCGCCGAGTGGAAGATCACCCGCGAGGCTCAAGACGCTCTGGCTCTGGCCTCGCACCACAACCTCGCCCGCGCTTGGGACGAAGGCTTCTTCGATGACCTTTCTACTCCGTACCTCGGCGTCAGCCGGGACACGAACATGCGGGCGGATTCCTCCGCCGAATCCTTGGCCAAGCTCTCGCCTGTCTTCGGCAAGAAGCTGAACACTCCAGCCACGATGACGGCCGGCAACTCGACGCCGCTGACAGACGGAGCCTCCTCCGTCCTGCTCGGCAGCGAAGACTGGGCACGCGCGCACGGCTTCACACCACTGGCTCGCCTCGTCGACGCCGAAGCCGCGGCAGTCGACTTCGTCGATGGAGCCGAGGGCCTGCTCATGGCTCCGGCCTACGCGGTCCCGCGCCTGCTGGCCCGCAACGGTCTGACCTTCGAGGACTTCGATGTCTTCGAGATCCACGAGGCATTCGCCTCGACCGTGCTCAGCCACCTGGCGGCATGGGAATCGGAGAAGTTCTGCCGCGAGAAGGCCGGCCTCGACGGGGCACTGGGATCCATCGACCGGAACAAGCTCAACCCCTTGGGCTCGAGCCTCGCCGCGGGACACCCGTTCGCAGCGACCGGTGGACGCATCATCGCCTCCACCGCGAAGTACCTCAAGCTCACAGGCAAGAAGAGGTCGCTGGTCTCGATCTGCGCAGCAGGCGGCCAGGGACTCACCGCGATTGTGGAGGCAGCATGA